In Helianthus annuus cultivar XRQ/B chromosome 9, HanXRQr2.0-SUNRISE, whole genome shotgun sequence, the following are encoded in one genomic region:
- the LOC118479259 gene encoding uncharacterized protein LOC118479259 isoform X1, producing MLEMCNISLNSLLTKNKEYVVFELRRLFLEVLGIVLNDMWCHKQKPSGCRFCEPLTNPCAGVIFIFFLFEELNGICSLYKIMCYGSWANWKTNYKRNWSWYTCNGLKVEQNLFLLRIQISI from the exons ATGCTGGAGAT GTGCAATATCAGTTTGAACAGTTTATTGACAAAGAATAAAGAGTATGTGGTTTTCGAACTGAGGAGGTTGTTTCTGGAAGTTCTG GGGATAGTCTTGAATGATATGTGGTGCCATAAGCAAAAACCTTCAGGATGCAGATTTTGTGAACCCTTAACAAATCCATGTGCTG GTGTAATAttcatttttttcctttttgaaGAATTAAATGGAATATGCAGTCTTTACAAGATCATGTGCTACGGAAGTTGGGCAAATTGGAAAACCAACTATAAGAGAAATTGGTCATGGTACACTTGCAACGGATTGAAAGTTGAGCAAAATCTATTTTTACTACGTATACAAATAAGTATTTAG
- the LOC118479259 gene encoding uncharacterized protein LOC118479259 isoform X2 has product MLEMCNISLNSLLTKNKEYVVFELRRLFLEVLGIVLNDMWCHKQKPSGCRFCEPLTNPCAVFTRSCATEVGQIGKPTIREIGHGTLATD; this is encoded by the exons ATGCTGGAGAT GTGCAATATCAGTTTGAACAGTTTATTGACAAAGAATAAAGAGTATGTGGTTTTCGAACTGAGGAGGTTGTTTCTGGAAGTTCTG GGGATAGTCTTGAATGATATGTGGTGCCATAAGCAAAAACCTTCAGGATGCAGATTTTGTGAACCCTTAACAAATCCATGTGCTG TCTTTACAAGATCATGTGCTACGGAAGTTGGGCAAATTGGAAAACCAACTATAAGAGAAATTGGTCATGGTACACTTGCAACGGATTGA